A single genomic interval of Nocardioides palaemonis harbors:
- a CDS encoding hemerythrin domain-containing protein: MSTSIDLGRPVSGDVIDLILDDHRRFEALLRDLRDSTSDRDAVRKALAALHVAHAEAEEKHVYPKLRRKDAITDHEAEHGEEEHAEGHEAMLAVLELKGTDTQAFDDAVEELAKVLNHHLTEEELTILNPAREEVGEQVRATLGEAFATERNAQLDADCGSIDNVRRIVQAAEKEGLLDDEEDEDSDD; this comes from the coding sequence ATGAGCACCTCCATCGACCTCGGACGGCCGGTCTCCGGCGACGTCATCGACCTGATCCTCGACGACCACCGGCGCTTCGAGGCGCTGCTGCGCGACCTCCGCGACAGCACGTCCGACCGCGACGCCGTACGGAAGGCCCTCGCCGCGCTCCACGTCGCGCACGCCGAGGCCGAGGAGAAGCACGTCTACCCCAAGCTGCGGCGCAAGGACGCGATCACCGACCACGAGGCCGAGCACGGTGAGGAGGAGCACGCCGAGGGCCACGAGGCGATGCTGGCGGTGCTGGAGCTGAAGGGGACGGACACGCAGGCCTTCGACGACGCCGTCGAGGAGCTCGCGAAGGTGCTCAACCACCATCTCACCGAGGAGGAGCTGACGATCCTCAACCCGGCCCGCGAGGAGGTCGGCGAGCAGGTGCGCGCGACCCTCGGCGAGGCCTTCGCCACCGAGCGCAACGCCCAGCTCGACGCCGACTGCGGCTCCATCGACAACGTCCGCCGGATCGTGCAGGCTGCCGAGAAGGAAGGCCTGCTCGACGACGAGGAGGACGAGGACTCCGACGACTGA
- a CDS encoding MmcQ/YjbR family DNA-binding protein: MDVTAMHEVCAGFPGAWPDNPWDHEHPVFKVGPGERGKIFAFLAADTVGVKAGMTREVADEWLERYPDDASVMAYIGRSGWNDLALAGAIPDDELVEAVEESYRMVVSRLPRRDRPEGWEDVTAGGASS, encoded by the coding sequence GTGGACGTCACCGCGATGCACGAGGTCTGTGCCGGCTTCCCGGGCGCCTGGCCGGACAACCCGTGGGACCACGAGCACCCGGTCTTCAAGGTCGGCCCGGGGGAGCGGGGCAAGATCTTCGCGTTCCTGGCGGCGGACACCGTCGGTGTGAAGGCAGGCATGACCCGCGAGGTCGCGGACGAGTGGCTCGAGCGCTACCCGGACGACGCGAGCGTGATGGCCTACATCGGCCGCTCGGGCTGGAACGACCTGGCGCTGGCCGGGGCGATCCCCGACGACGAGCTCGTGGAGGCGGTCGAGGAGTCCTACCGGATGGTGGTGTCGCGGCTGCCGCGACGGGACCGGCCCGAGGGCTGGGAGGACGTCACGGCCGGCGGCGCATCATCGTGA
- a CDS encoding ion channel, with translation MTRPLPHLTEHPSAMLLAAQLLQVLAWPFLGGSTVGRAFLGVIGMLAVGSAVLAVRRTPNVSRVVFFLGAPTIVFTLLDAVFRDTDWILLTSGLLHAPFYFYVSYAMLRYLFHDDVITTDEYYATGAAFTVVAWGFAYVFSVVQVVWPRSFSNAGGFDHSWFELLYLSFSTLTSVGLSDIVAIGEQARSVVMVEMMVGVFYVAMVVARMVGLTMMRRRP, from the coding sequence GTGACCCGGCCCCTCCCGCACCTGACCGAGCACCCGTCCGCGATGCTGCTCGCGGCCCAGCTCCTGCAGGTGCTGGCGTGGCCGTTCCTCGGCGGGTCGACCGTCGGGCGCGCGTTCCTCGGCGTGATCGGGATGCTGGCGGTCGGGTCCGCGGTGCTCGCGGTGCGGCGCACGCCCAACGTGAGCCGGGTGGTGTTCTTCCTCGGGGCACCGACGATCGTCTTCACGCTGCTCGACGCGGTCTTCCGCGACACCGACTGGATCCTGCTGACGTCGGGGCTGCTGCACGCGCCCTTCTACTTCTACGTCTCCTACGCGATGCTGCGCTACCTGTTCCACGACGACGTGATCACCACCGACGAGTACTACGCGACCGGCGCGGCCTTCACCGTGGTGGCGTGGGGCTTCGCGTACGTCTTCTCGGTGGTGCAGGTGGTGTGGCCGCGGTCGTTCTCCAACGCCGGTGGTTTCGACCACTCGTGGTTCGAGCTGCTCTACCTGTCGTTCTCGACGCTCACGAGCGTCGGGCTCTCCGACATCGTCGCCATCGGCGAGCAGGCCCGCTCCGTCGTGATGGTCGAGATGATGGTCGGGGTGTTCTACGTCGCGATGGTCGTGGCGCGCATGGTCGGCCTCACGATGATGCGCCGCCGGCCGTGA
- a CDS encoding NAD(P)/FAD-dependent oxidoreductase — MDDVTTDLLVIGAGPTGLYATYYAGFRGLDVTVVDSLPELGGQITAMYPEKAILDVAGFPSVKGRDLVEGLVTQAASADPTYLLDRTASTLEHREDDVVVTLDDGTRITAGAVLITSGIGKFSPRPLPAGDGWVGRGMEFFVPSFAPYAGKDVVVVGGGDSAFDWAQHLEPVAASVTLVHRREAFRAHERTVAAVQASSVELVTNAQVTALRGDPLLEEVEVTVDGQEPRALKAQALVAALGFVADLGAIQTWGLETSKRHVVVDPSMRTNLPRVFAAGDITDYPGKVRLIAVGFGEAATAVNNAAVAIDPTAHVFPGHSSEG, encoded by the coding sequence GTGGACGACGTGACGACCGACCTGCTGGTGATCGGCGCCGGGCCCACGGGCCTCTACGCGACCTACTACGCGGGCTTCCGCGGCCTCGACGTCACGGTGGTCGACTCGCTGCCCGAGCTGGGCGGCCAGATCACGGCGATGTACCCGGAGAAGGCGATCCTCGACGTGGCGGGCTTCCCGAGCGTCAAGGGCCGCGACCTGGTCGAGGGCCTGGTCACCCAGGCGGCCAGCGCCGACCCGACGTACCTGCTGGACCGCACCGCGTCGACGCTGGAGCACCGCGAGGACGACGTCGTGGTCACCCTCGACGACGGGACCCGCATCACGGCTGGTGCGGTGCTCATCACGTCCGGCATCGGCAAGTTCAGCCCCCGTCCGCTGCCCGCCGGCGATGGCTGGGTGGGGCGCGGCATGGAGTTCTTCGTGCCCAGCTTCGCGCCCTACGCCGGCAAGGACGTGGTCGTCGTCGGCGGGGGCGACAGCGCCTTCGACTGGGCCCAGCACCTCGAGCCGGTCGCGGCGTCGGTGACGCTGGTGCACCGCCGGGAGGCGTTCCGCGCCCACGAGCGCACGGTCGCCGCCGTGCAGGCCTCGAGCGTCGAGCTCGTCACCAACGCGCAGGTCACCGCGCTGCGCGGCGACCCGCTGCTCGAGGAGGTCGAGGTCACCGTCGACGGCCAGGAGCCGCGGGCGCTGAAGGCGCAGGCGCTCGTCGCCGCGCTCGGCTTCGTGGCCGACCTCGGCGCGATCCAGACGTGGGGGCTCGAGACCTCCAAGCGCCACGTCGTGGTCGACCCGTCGATGCGCACGAACCTCCCACGGGTCTTCGCCGCCGGCGACATCACCGACTACCCCGGCAAGGTCCGGCTGATCGCCGTCGGCTTCGGCGAGGCCGCGACTGCCGTCAACAACGCGGCGGTCGCGATCGACCCGACGGCCCACGTCTTCCCCGGCCACTCCAGCGAGGGGTGA
- a CDS encoding glycosyltransferase family 4 protein, producing MRIAMLSYRTKPHCGGQGIYVRHLSRELVRLGHEVEVFSGQPYPELDEGVRLTKVPSLDLYREPDPFRVPHLREFRDRIDVEEFLTMCTAGFPEPKTFSSRISRLMKDRAGDFDVAHDNQVLGTGILDLEDYGLPVVATIHHPITMDRRIDLQTAPTWRKKLTLRRWYGFLRMQSRTAKRYRRVLTPSESSRRDVARDFGVDPARIRTVLLGVDDVFAPPTAPRVPGRILAMASADAPMKGIATLLEAFAKLSVERDVSLVLVTKPEPGGRTEQLVDQLGITDRVSFVNGVSDEELVAVMGSAEVACVPSLYEGFSLPTAELMACATPLVVSRAGAIPEVVGPDGECADLVTPGDVGELEQAIAALLDDPERRTAMGEAGRARVQELFSWRAVAEATAAAYEETIADFQRERREEGTTRADR from the coding sequence GTGCGCATCGCCATGCTGTCCTACCGGACGAAGCCGCACTGCGGGGGACAGGGCATCTACGTCCGCCACCTCAGCCGCGAGCTGGTCCGCCTCGGCCACGAGGTCGAGGTGTTCTCCGGCCAGCCCTACCCCGAGCTCGACGAGGGCGTGCGGCTGACCAAGGTGCCGAGCCTGGACCTCTACCGCGAGCCCGACCCGTTCCGCGTGCCCCACCTGCGCGAGTTCCGCGACCGGATCGACGTCGAGGAGTTCCTCACCATGTGCACGGCCGGGTTCCCCGAGCCGAAGACGTTCAGCTCGCGCATCTCGCGGCTGATGAAGGACCGCGCCGGCGACTTCGACGTCGCCCACGACAACCAGGTGCTCGGCACCGGCATCCTCGACCTCGAGGACTACGGCCTCCCGGTCGTCGCGACCATCCACCACCCCATCACGATGGACCGCCGGATCGACCTGCAGACCGCGCCGACGTGGCGCAAGAAGCTGACCCTGCGCCGCTGGTACGGCTTCCTGCGGATGCAGTCGCGCACGGCCAAGCGCTACCGCCGCGTCCTCACGCCGTCGGAGTCCTCGCGGCGCGACGTCGCGCGCGACTTCGGCGTCGACCCCGCCCGGATCCGCACCGTCCTCCTCGGCGTCGACGACGTGTTCGCCCCGCCGACCGCGCCGCGCGTGCCCGGGCGCATCCTGGCGATGGCCAGCGCCGACGCCCCGATGAAGGGCATCGCCACGCTGCTCGAGGCCTTCGCCAAGCTCAGCGTCGAGCGCGACGTCTCGCTGGTGCTGGTCACGAAGCCCGAGCCGGGCGGCCGCACCGAGCAGCTCGTCGACCAGCTCGGGATCACCGACCGGGTCAGCTTCGTCAACGGCGTCAGCGACGAGGAGCTGGTCGCGGTGATGGGCTCCGCCGAGGTCGCCTGCGTGCCCTCGCTCTACGAGGGCTTCTCGCTGCCCACCGCCGAGCTGATGGCGTGCGCCACCCCGCTCGTCGTCTCGCGCGCAGGCGCCATCCCCGAGGTCGTCGGCCCCGACGGCGAGTGCGCCGACCTGGTGACGCCCGGTGACGTCGGCGAGCTCGAGCAGGCCATCGCCGCGCTGCTCGACGACCCGGAGCGGCGTACGGCGATGGGCGAGGCCGGCCGGGCCCGCGTGCAGGAGCTGTTCAGCTGGCGAGCCGTGGCCGAGGCCACCGCCGCCGCATACGAGGAGACGATCGCCGACTTCCAGCGGGAGCGGCGCGAGGAGGGGACCACCCGTGCTGACCGTTGA
- a CDS encoding class I SAM-dependent methyltransferase: protein MLTVDFDRLGLRPGERVLDMGCGAGRHAFEMYKRGADVIAFDQDADELATVREWFTAMREAGEVPEGAEADVKEGDALALPFADGEFDRIVAAEVLEHIHADVEAIKELVRVLRPGGTLAISVPRWLPEVINWKLSDDYHNAEGGHVRIYTSEELVDKVTKAGRSNDGTPGDAMVFTGKGYAHGLHAPYWWIKCAVGVTNDEHPLAKAYHRLLVWEIMKNPRTLRAAGKVLDPVIGKSMVLYFRKPETA, encoded by the coding sequence GTGCTGACCGTTGACTTCGACCGGCTCGGGCTGCGCCCGGGCGAGCGGGTGCTCGACATGGGCTGCGGCGCCGGCCGCCACGCGTTCGAGATGTACAAGCGCGGCGCCGACGTGATCGCGTTCGACCAGGACGCCGACGAGCTGGCCACGGTGCGTGAGTGGTTCACCGCGATGCGCGAGGCCGGCGAGGTGCCCGAGGGCGCCGAGGCCGACGTCAAGGAGGGCGACGCGCTCGCGCTGCCCTTCGCCGACGGCGAGTTCGACCGGATCGTCGCCGCCGAGGTGCTCGAGCACATCCACGCCGACGTCGAGGCGATCAAGGAGCTGGTGCGGGTGCTGCGCCCCGGCGGCACCCTGGCGATCTCGGTCCCGCGGTGGCTGCCCGAGGTGATCAACTGGAAGCTCTCCGACGACTACCACAACGCCGAGGGCGGGCACGTCCGGATCTACACCTCCGAGGAGCTCGTCGACAAGGTCACCAAGGCGGGCCGGTCCAACGACGGCACGCCCGGTGACGCGATGGTCTTCACGGGCAAGGGCTACGCCCACGGGTTGCACGCGCCGTACTGGTGGATCAAGTGCGCGGTCGGCGTGACCAACGACGAGCACCCGCTCGCCAAGGCCTACCACCGCCTCCTGGTGTGGGAGATCATGAAGAACCCGCGGACGCTGCGCGCGGCCGGCAAGGTGCTCGACCCGGTGATCGGGAAGAGCATGGTGCTGTACTTCCGCAAGCCCGAGACGGCATGA
- a CDS encoding prenyltransferase: MTRSPADGVPTWADVEQTAATIAAMQEPSGAVPWTPGEHTDVWNHLESAMALLVGGQADASDRAFVWARHTQRADGSWPMKIVAGEVEDHSGETNMSAYVAVATWHRWLVTRDESLVREMWPTVRRALDFVVSLQLPFGGIAWSQEWRDGQPSRVNEEALLAGSSSIHHALRAGVALAALVGEQQVEWELAGGRLAHALREHRDLFLDKSEFSMDWYYPVLGGAVRGDAAHALLAERWDTFVVPGLGIRCVSTNPWVTGAETAELVLALEAVGDRDRASRLLADVQHLRAADGSYWTGYVWPDEVFWPHEHTTYTAAAVVLAVDALTDTTPGADIMRGTTLPELAEIGLECGCAGSGADRVAGVAGHPA, translated from the coding sequence ATGACCCGGTCCCCGGCGGACGGCGTGCCGACCTGGGCCGACGTCGAGCAGACCGCGGCCACGATCGCCGCGATGCAGGAGCCGTCCGGGGCCGTCCCGTGGACGCCGGGCGAGCACACGGACGTCTGGAACCACCTCGAGTCGGCGATGGCGCTGCTGGTGGGCGGCCAGGCCGATGCCTCCGACCGCGCGTTCGTGTGGGCGCGCCACACCCAGCGGGCCGACGGCTCGTGGCCGATGAAGATCGTGGCCGGGGAGGTCGAGGACCACTCCGGCGAGACGAACATGTCGGCCTACGTCGCGGTGGCGACCTGGCACCGCTGGCTGGTCACCCGCGACGAGTCGCTCGTGCGGGAGATGTGGCCGACCGTGCGCCGCGCGCTGGACTTCGTGGTGTCGCTGCAGCTGCCGTTCGGGGGCATCGCCTGGTCCCAGGAGTGGCGCGACGGGCAGCCGTCGCGGGTCAACGAGGAGGCGCTGCTCGCCGGGTCGTCGAGCATCCACCACGCCCTGCGCGCCGGCGTCGCCCTCGCCGCGCTGGTGGGCGAGCAGCAGGTCGAGTGGGAGCTGGCCGGCGGACGGCTGGCGCACGCGCTGCGCGAGCACCGTGACCTGTTCCTCGACAAGTCCGAGTTCTCGATGGACTGGTACTACCCGGTCCTCGGCGGCGCTGTCCGCGGCGACGCGGCGCACGCGCTGCTCGCCGAGCGGTGGGACACCTTCGTCGTGCCCGGCCTGGGCATCCGGTGCGTCTCCACCAACCCGTGGGTGACCGGCGCCGAGACGGCCGAGCTCGTGCTCGCGCTGGAGGCCGTCGGTGACCGTGACCGCGCCAGCCGGCTGCTCGCCGACGTGCAGCACCTGCGCGCCGCCGACGGGTCGTACTGGACCGGCTACGTCTGGCCCGACGAGGTGTTCTGGCCGCACGAGCACACGACCTACACCGCCGCGGCGGTGGTGCTCGCGGTCGATGCGCTCACCGACACCACGCCCGGTGCCGACATCATGCGCGGCACGACCCTGCCCGAGCTCGCCGAGATCGGCCTCGAGTGCGGCTGCGCGGGCTCAGGCGCCGACCGGGTCGCCGGCGTCGCCGGCCACCCGGCGTAG
- a CDS encoding class I SAM-dependent methyltransferase, whose amino-acid sequence MTAQMPPDLLEHARAAKGFMPEDEGALLHRWARERLPHGPALEVGTYCGKSAVWLGAAAREVGGTVFTVDHHRGSEENQAGWEHHDDTLVDPDRGLMDTLPTFRRTIADAGLEDQVVAVVGRSDTVSRWWRTPLSLLFIDGGHGVEPARADFRGWVRWVAAGGVLVVHDVFPDPADGGRPPYEDIYLPALASGAFSEVEALGSMRVLRRVAGDAGDPVGA is encoded by the coding sequence GTGACCGCGCAGATGCCTCCGGACCTGCTCGAGCACGCCCGCGCCGCCAAGGGCTTCATGCCCGAGGACGAGGGGGCCCTGCTGCACCGGTGGGCGCGCGAGCGGCTCCCCCACGGCCCCGCCCTCGAGGTCGGGACCTACTGCGGCAAGTCGGCCGTGTGGCTCGGCGCCGCGGCCCGCGAGGTGGGTGGCACGGTCTTCACCGTCGACCACCATCGCGGGTCGGAGGAGAACCAGGCCGGGTGGGAGCACCACGACGACACGCTGGTCGACCCCGACCGCGGGCTGATGGACACCCTGCCCACCTTCCGTCGCACGATCGCCGACGCGGGCCTCGAGGACCAGGTCGTCGCGGTCGTGGGCCGCTCCGACACGGTGAGCCGCTGGTGGCGTACGCCCCTCTCGCTGCTCTTCATCGACGGCGGGCACGGCGTCGAGCCGGCCCGCGCGGACTTTCGCGGCTGGGTGCGCTGGGTGGCGGCCGGCGGAGTGCTCGTCGTCCACGACGTGTTCCCCGACCCGGCCGACGGCGGCCGGCCGCCCTACGAGGACATCTACCTCCCGGCGCTCGCCAGCGGCGCCTTCTCCGAGGTCGAGGCCCTCGGGTCGATGCGGGTGCTACGCCGGGTGGCCGGCGACGCCGGCGACCCGGTCGGCGCCTGA
- a CDS encoding alpha/beta hydrolase codes for MSFLGRQSIVAALTVNALRPLRGRRGGFGSFVTGFVFNETAPQVLALTALDAAAHLTRERRRGFRARAGLALAGASALGLAHMVRQSQRAEQVLEDALEEGLGVDRVEELDQVPDPADLATRVRHLARPFDFRDEAVRVISDVPYTDAGRRGHLDIYLPAGKDRIEGAPVLLQVHGGAWVYGTKEKQGRPLMNRMAAQGWNCVAINYRLSPRDPWPAHVVDVKRAVAWVREHIASYGGDPDYLAITGGSAGGHLAALTALTPGDPAFQPGFEDADTSVQAAVPFYGVYDFAGSTGLANAISMRDAFLGPRVMQTTWADSPDVYEAASPILRITEDAPDFFVVHGELDSLVSVDQARMFVAELRRTSRRSVTYAELPGAQHAFEVFHSIRSEHAVDAVDRWLTWHWNAWRRGLDADAGRDRLSRTSDARGA; via the coding sequence GTGAGTTTCCTCGGCCGCCAGAGCATCGTCGCCGCCCTCACCGTCAACGCGCTGCGCCCCCTGCGCGGCCGCCGCGGCGGGTTCGGCTCCTTCGTCACCGGGTTCGTCTTCAACGAGACCGCACCGCAGGTGCTGGCGCTCACCGCCCTCGACGCGGCCGCCCACCTGACCCGGGAGCGCCGCCGCGGGTTCCGTGCCAGGGCCGGCCTGGCGCTGGCCGGGGCCAGCGCCCTCGGGCTCGCCCACATGGTGCGCCAGAGCCAGCGGGCCGAGCAGGTCCTCGAGGACGCGCTGGAGGAGGGCCTCGGCGTCGACCGCGTCGAGGAGCTCGACCAGGTGCCCGACCCGGCCGACCTCGCCACGCGCGTACGCCACCTCGCGCGCCCCTTCGACTTCCGCGACGAGGCCGTGCGCGTCATCAGCGACGTGCCCTACACCGACGCCGGACGCCGCGGACACCTCGACATCTACCTCCCCGCCGGGAAGGACCGCATCGAGGGCGCGCCCGTGCTGCTCCAGGTCCACGGCGGCGCGTGGGTCTACGGCACGAAGGAGAAGCAGGGCCGCCCGCTGATGAACCGGATGGCCGCCCAGGGCTGGAACTGCGTCGCGATCAACTACCGCCTGTCCCCGCGCGACCCGTGGCCGGCGCACGTCGTCGACGTCAAGCGGGCCGTCGCGTGGGTGCGCGAGCACATCGCGTCCTACGGCGGCGACCCCGACTACCTCGCCATCACCGGCGGGTCGGCCGGCGGTCACCTGGCGGCGCTCACCGCGCTGACGCCCGGCGACCCGGCGTTCCAGCCCGGCTTCGAGGACGCCGACACCAGCGTGCAGGCGGCCGTGCCGTTCTACGGCGTCTACGACTTCGCCGGCTCCACCGGGCTGGCCAACGCGATCAGCATGCGCGACGCCTTCCTCGGCCCCCGCGTCATGCAGACCACGTGGGCCGACTCCCCCGACGTCTACGAGGCGGCGTCGCCCATCCTGCGGATCACCGAGGACGCCCCCGACTTCTTCGTCGTCCACGGTGAGCTCGACAGCCTGGTGTCCGTCGACCAGGCCCGGATGTTCGTCGCCGAGCTGCGGCGCACGTCGAGGCGCTCGGTCACCTACGCCGAGCTCCCGGGCGCCCAGCACGCGTTCGAGGTGTTCCACTCGATCCGCAGCGAGCACGCCGTCGACGCCGTGGACCGCTGGCTGACCTGGCACTGGAACGCCTGGCGCCGCGGCCTCGACGCCGACGCCGGGCGTGACCGGCTCAGCCGTACGTCCGACGCCCGGGGTGCGTGA
- a CDS encoding aminoglycoside phosphotransferase family protein yields the protein MTRMHDDEIAIDDETVRRLVADQLPEWAGLPVRRLPPVGTDNQLFRLGDDLLVRMPRVPGPAEGVAFEHAWLPRIAPHLPVTVPAPVALGRPGHGYPFEWTVVPWVEGATPTPGTWDPEEWAAALGAFVRACREVPGMDGPVRTEGRGAPLASMDEWVRRWTARADPAELSRDAVLAVWEDALAAPAYDGEPRWFHGDLHEGNLLVRDGSLAAVIDWGCAGRGDPAIELNAMWGNLPRSVAGLYRDATGLDEVAYRRARGFALAPSISGFTYYRETSPRMSELGLRTVRQLVASLG from the coding sequence ATGACCAGGATGCACGACGACGAGATCGCGATCGACGACGAGACCGTCCGCCGGCTGGTCGCCGACCAGCTCCCCGAGTGGGCCGGGCTGCCGGTGCGCCGGCTGCCACCCGTGGGCACGGACAACCAGCTCTTCCGGCTCGGCGACGACCTGCTGGTGCGGATGCCGCGGGTGCCGGGGCCGGCCGAGGGCGTCGCCTTCGAGCACGCCTGGCTGCCCCGGATCGCGCCACATCTCCCGGTCACCGTGCCGGCGCCGGTCGCGCTCGGTCGTCCCGGTCACGGCTACCCGTTCGAGTGGACGGTGGTGCCCTGGGTCGAGGGGGCGACGCCGACGCCCGGGACCTGGGACCCCGAGGAGTGGGCCGCCGCGCTCGGCGCGTTCGTGCGCGCGTGCCGCGAGGTCCCGGGGATGGACGGCCCGGTCCGCACCGAGGGGCGCGGCGCGCCGCTGGCGTCGATGGACGAGTGGGTGCGGCGCTGGACCGCGCGGGCCGACCCCGCGGAGCTGTCCCGCGACGCGGTGCTGGCGGTCTGGGAGGACGCGCTCGCCGCGCCGGCGTACGACGGGGAGCCGCGGTGGTTCCACGGCGACCTGCACGAGGGCAACCTGCTGGTCCGTGACGGCTCCCTGGCCGCGGTGATCGACTGGGGCTGTGCCGGCCGCGGCGACCCGGCCATCGAGCTCAACGCGATGTGGGGCAACCTGCCCCGGTCCGTGGCCGGGCTCTACCGCGACGCCACCGGTCTCGACGAGGTCGCCTACCGACGCGCGCGGGGCTTCGCGCTCGCCCCGTCGATCAGCGGCTTCACCTACTACCGCGAGACGTCGCCCCGGATGTCGGAGCTGGGCCTGCGGACGGTGCGCCAGCTCGTCGCGTCGCTGGGCTGA
- a CDS encoding dienelactone hydrolase family protein, with product MDALETWTRSEHTADVAGTPTTHPVWRKGTGPGVVVVHEVPGLTTGVIAFGEELVEAGYTVLLPHLFGPAARPFGVGDVVRTMPRLCVSREFTKLATGVTTPVAGWLRSLCRDLHAELGGPGVGALGMCFTGGFALAMMVDDSVAAPVLCQPSAPFPVGRTRAADLNLSPADTEAVRRRAADGCAVLGIRYASDPAVGTRFDTLTSLLGDDFVRVDLPGKGHSTVTEQRSQVAVDAVLEFFGERLRA from the coding sequence GTGGACGCACTCGAGACCTGGACCCGCTCCGAGCACACCGCCGACGTCGCCGGCACCCCGACCACCCACCCGGTGTGGCGCAAGGGCACCGGCCCGGGGGTCGTCGTCGTGCACGAGGTGCCCGGCCTCACCACGGGCGTCATCGCGTTCGGCGAGGAGCTCGTCGAGGCCGGCTACACCGTGCTCCTGCCCCACCTCTTCGGTCCGGCCGCGCGGCCGTTCGGCGTCGGCGACGTCGTCCGGACGATGCCGCGGCTGTGCGTGAGCCGCGAGTTCACCAAGCTCGCCACCGGCGTCACCACACCGGTGGCCGGCTGGCTGCGCTCCCTGTGCCGCGACCTCCACGCCGAGCTCGGCGGTCCGGGCGTCGGCGCGCTGGGCATGTGCTTCACCGGCGGGTTCGCCCTCGCGATGATGGTGGACGACTCGGTCGCCGCACCCGTGCTCTGCCAGCCGAGCGCCCCCTTCCCGGTAGGCAGGACCCGCGCGGCCGACCTCAACCTGTCCCCTGCCGACACCGAGGCTGTACGCCGTCGCGCCGCGGACGGCTGCGCGGTGCTCGGCATCCGCTACGCCTCCGACCCCGCCGTCGGCACCCGGTTCGACACCCTCACCTCGCTGCTCGGCGACGACTTCGTCCGGGTCGACCTGCCCGGCAAGGGCCACTCCACCGTGACCGAGCAGCGCTCCCAGGTCGCGGTCGACGCGGTCCTCGAGTTCTTCGGCGAGCGGCTGCGGGCCTGA
- a CDS encoding sulfotransferase family 2 domain-containing protein — translation MLISDARRALFVHVPKTGGVSVGVTFTRTCPDARSKAPGVVPPLGRHAPYARILRAEPGVADYWSFAFVRNPWARMVSWWSMIDDWNREWGPASGRPQEGERKMRGNDLWRAAAAYSGFEEFVLRGTDELPRLGRPQVDYLRAPGREVDFVGRTESFAEDLAEVERRLGGDPTPVPHRNRSPHGSYRDYYTSATRDRVAEVYAADLEAFGYAF, via the coding sequence GTGCTGATCTCCGACGCCCGCCGTGCGCTCTTCGTGCACGTGCCGAAGACCGGCGGCGTCTCGGTCGGCGTCACCTTCACCCGCACCTGCCCCGACGCCCGCAGCAAGGCACCGGGCGTGGTCCCGCCGCTGGGGCGCCACGCGCCGTACGCGCGGATCCTGCGCGCCGAGCCCGGCGTGGCGGACTACTGGTCCTTCGCCTTCGTCCGCAACCCGTGGGCCCGGATGGTGTCGTGGTGGTCGATGATCGACGACTGGAACCGCGAGTGGGGACCGGCGAGCGGTCGGCCGCAGGAGGGCGAGCGCAAGATGCGCGGGAACGACCTGTGGCGTGCTGCGGCGGCGTACTCCGGGTTCGAGGAGTTCGTGCTGCGCGGGACCGACGAGCTCCCGCGGCTCGGCCGGCCGCAGGTGGACTACCTGCGCGCGCCCGGGCGCGAGGTCGACTTCGTCGGTCGCACCGAGTCGTTCGCCGAGGACCTCGCGGAGGTCGAGCGCCGCCTCGGTGGCGACCCGACTCCCGTGCCGCACCGCAACCGGTCGCCGCACGGCAGCTATCGCGACTACTACACCTCGGCCACCCGGGACCGGGTGGCCGAGGTGTACGCCGCCGACCTCGAGGCCTTCGGCTACGCGTTCTGA